The nucleotide window TCTGTCACAGCATAAAGAGCAAGATGTACCAGAGACGAGCACCTGAGCAGCAGATCTACACCATAGACAGGTAACTGTAATAAGAATGACGACACTGTAATTTGactttaatgaaaaacattaaatgaaataaCCTGGTTATTGTTCTACAATATGGAACTTTTAAGCGTTTTaatctcattcatttattttgcataaaAGTTCCAATAAAAattgtttgaaatataaaagtagTTACGTAAAGTTAGAATAGTGCTTCATGGAGGAAACCACAGGGAAAATGTCACATCAAAACtttgacaaaaacaatttttcaCATATCATTTGTTATATATCTCCAATCTCATTTTAACCCTCGTTctatttttttatgtgaattttCGACATCTGGCCTGGAACAACAGATAATGCATATCTTTACAGATTagttctgtttctctttctctgatgATAAAACCGTGTTGAATCATGTGCATCGTccctgtaaaacaaacaaagcaacacaaaacgAACACcctgtcttttcctctgcagaccaGGCTCCTTTCCCCCGTCGTACGAGGACTCCCAGCTAGGCCAGGTCTCTTCGGATGCACCCCCCGAGTCTGCGGTTGTGGATGTTGAGATGAGCCTCGCTCCTCCTCTGTACAGCCAGGACAGCTCAGAGGCCCCGGACTGCACGTGGAGCTGGGAGCAGCCTCCTCGGTACAGTGAGGTGGGGCAGCAGGGACAGGGGGGtgcagaggagctgaggggAGAAACGTTGTCCCCCCCCACTGACTGAGAGATGAGATGTCGACCAGTTCcagaaaaaatagaaaagactCGTCGAGAGATGGCTCGGCTGCCAACGATGGCCCACAGAGACGTGTTGACATCACCTTTGTGCCATGGATCCACATCCAGCTCTTAACCTCTGAACTCTATCGACTGAACAAACTGCTCAGGCTTGTTTCAGCCCGGAGGGATTTATAGAAGTACTGGCTGTTCAGGTAAACTGTGGATCTGTGTTGATGTTACTCTAAATCTGTGGTTCCTTAACAGTATCAACCTGGTGAATGGATGGACATGTGAATtacttgtatatatttttttacctgCACTGTATACTTTATGTTTAGAAGTTAATGACGCCTGTTCTCGTGAAGTTTGTGTTATAGAATAAAAAACCCAAGTCctcaaaatgtttctttctcaATATTTAGCCAAACTTGGGATAATGTCTATTTACACGctttaagatgtttttatataataacaATTCATCACTTCATAAATTAGCCTTCATTACTGCATTACATTTACAATTAGATCAAACCAACAACCATAAACTTTTAAGTTAAGTATATGCATATATTCTACAACTATACAAACTACTATACATCTATAACTCGAACCCTTCTTGGTATGAGGTGACAGTGGTGCCCCCTCCCAAATGAGGATTTGTCAAGTAAAAATCAATGTGTAGATTTTTCCAAGTGGCTGGAATAGACAACATGAAGACTGTCTATTTAATATAAGGAACaacagatatacagtatatctgatGCACTGAGCTGGTGATTACAATCGGGACTTTGTGAAATAAGTTTACACTCAATAAAGGTGTGGCATCAGGAGATGTGCTAACAGGCTGTTCaccacaataaaaacactggtGGAGCATTAATGTGCTCGGCTGTGCAACTTTGAAGCTTGTACATTTTTGACAACTGACCCTGTTCAAATTGACCAAGTACTTTAAAAGTAACAGTTTCATCTAATTCTGCTTCTGCCTATTAAACACAAATCTCTGACACATGGATCATTTCAGCTGAAACTCAAACCGTCTTCCGAGCAACAAATTGAAAAGGTAATAAAGTGGCGTTGATCCTCGTCCAGCCTCAGAAAGAACCACTGATTATGAAGCAGCCGGATGAGGCAATAACCTGTAATGGCTGACAGGTAATGTCTGACTGAGTGAACGCATCCTTGCGGATATCCACTGGCACATCCTCAACTCAAAATGACGGCAATCAGCGTGTTTATGAGATCTGCTCTCTGCGTCTCATTCAGGCCATATAAAGATAAAGCCTCCTCGTTGCTTATCGCCGCACAACAGCTTCCACGGGTTCCCACACTCGGCCCCAAACAGGTGCCGCACTCGCCAAAATAAAAGCCAGCACTTCTCCTCAAGGATGTTCAATCACTGTGCAAAGTATCCGCACAACACAGGGCTCTTAATTATGAGgaatttgtttaattaaaatccAAAATATGCCCGAGGGCGACATATCTcactctgatgtgtttttatttgtccccaTTAGAGCTGTCCGATTCAATTAGAAATAAAAGGCAACcgctacacacacaaaaaaaaagtttattgggatttttaaaaaaaagaaaaagaaataatatattcaaatatgGTTATGTGGCATTCCCAAAGGCCTAAactgacaaattaaaggaaaagagtaaaatcattttagaatatatttttcttcctctccttcattcCTTTTCTTGCTGAGGCGccattattttacatttgctcCTCAGGCAGTAAACATGAGTGTGAAAACTCCCCACGTCTTCATGCAGCGAGATATGCTTCTACTTCAAACACTGTAATTCCCTTCACTATGTTGTATTAGCTGTGATGCAATGTCGCTTTTATTTTCACGCTTTGACAAAATGATTACTTCTGCATGAAatggttgtaaaaaaaaaaatacactgtgACATAATGtatatgggggggggggaaagggaagCAACATGAAAAGTGAACACTGCACCGTTATACAAAAACCAGCGTGAGTTACAATACGGACAATTTCTCTTTTGATAAAAGCGAGGCACAAACATTAATCGTCAGTCTGCACAGAACTTGTTTGCTGTTGACACATGTTTCACTATTAATCCCAAGAGATAATTAAATAGCCTCCCTGGTTGAGACACCATGCTATGGTTTCCACTAGTGGTCAATGCACAGGTGAGATAATAGCGTGCagcattcattttctttttcagagatAAACTCCTGCAGCCTCCGTTGAGTCGTCattaaaggaaaaatgaaaaaaatgaaaactgaagctACAGAGAAGCTTTGAGGGGAttggtgtctgtgtgagctGGTGGATGaacgtgcatgtgcatgtgtgttttcctgctcgCTCATGTGATGACGTTTGGGCCGCGGCGTCCCGTCCGCTCGTGGATGCTGGAGATCTTCAGGGCGATGGCGATGAGAGGACCCAGcaccacctgcagagagagacgtACAGCTCATGGCTCGCACAACATTTGCAATGCAGGGATTACTCAACAAGGATGTTTTCAATCAAGCAGCGAGGAACCTTTGGAATCTGAAGGCGCACGTGGAGATTTATCAGAATCACAATCAGAAGCTATATTGTCATTGCACAAAATAGTACAACGAAGTTTGCTGTGCAGCACCTAAAAAGCGATCAATACATATAACAAATTTAGGGTGTGTTTCTTTTATGATCATAAAGTTTACGCAACTCTGATGTTACCCTGCTGGATCATCAATGATTTTAGCTGTGACCACGATTAGTGCGCACTCAATCTCTCTTTAAACCTATGTGTGCTGAACTAACTGCAGTTGGTTCGGGAACATGTTTCAAGCTCTGGAGGAAAAATCTTAAAGATCACAGCACTCTGAAATGACAATGTACAActtgtatttttctgtctctgtttttctgttttattttgaggacTTGTGAAGTGTTcctgcatttttatttgcattgtttGCACCTTTGACTACTGAAGTTCCTttagtgggcatgttgatgacgtttccaaCACGCAACCGAAATGAAAGCAGAAGattatctcaggatgaaaaagaggagccatgaAGGTGGAAGACGAAGATCTCAACTTGGAAGGATGACATTTGTGAGCTTACGGTGCTGTTAACAACAACTTGTGATTTCCGCAGTGGAATTCATTTGTCGTGTCCCGCCTCTTGCGTACTCTACCAGGGTGCCGCCCCTCGCCTGAaggttctggacattttcctgttgttgtgaacgcgtctgacccgtagaatctcctgctgcgctcTTCATACGTGAGAGAGAAACCGAACCAATTTCCCAGACATTTTcttgagttcatgtctgacaacGGTTCTATAAAATcgatttttttaactttataacAATTATCTGACAGTTTGTAAACTTCAAAAACTACATTCTAAGCAGCCGTAGCACAACTTTAACCATCTGATCCTGACACCCAGCCTCTCACATTAAATTACAATTAGTGATGAGAACTTCTTTGAGTAAacctttgttttcctgtgcagagcagcacacacagtgttttGTAGATATCATGTGAGTTTGTGACGCAGATTCCAGTAACCTAGTTTGAATTGTGTCATCCTGATCCTATAAAACTGTGTAATAAGGCATGTAAAGAGAACTTTACAGAGGCTATATGGCCTTGTGTGTCGACCAGTTCTTGTTACTTGTTACAGATCAGTCATTCATAAAGTTTGTAGGCCAGGAAGACTCATGGTGTAATAAAGAAATCAGCCATGAGGAAATGTTGAGTTGGGCCATGAGAAGAGTTTTAACTGGATCAGGtacagaggggggaaaaaagacttaaagaaaacatgtctaaaaatgaaataaaatctgaagaatgtatgaagacaaagaagaaataaCAGGATGTTCCCTCTACACAGCATGTACAGTtttatcagtgtgtttgtttttgcttatGTGCTCTGTGCAGGATTGCATACGGATTTATTTGACCTGACTCAGGAGTTCTGTGTCACGATGTTAGTTTCGTTGCATAGGGTCATGTGCTggaacacatacaaacacaactACATGAAAGTCAAGGATGTCATTTCTGCTGCCTgtggctctgctgctcctctcagtgctatatatataaaaacgaATCCGCGGTGCTTCTTTAATCTCGCCTAATAAGCATGTTGGCTAATCATGTATGTCCCTGGTGATTTATGTGCGTCGGATAAGGGGCAGATGATATGAATgtattatgattttattattcatgatCTAATATCAATGATAGATTGTTCAAAGGGTTCCGTGGAGGTCACACAAGGAGACAGGGAAAATACCAGAAGAAGTATAGCAGGAGGTGAAATAAGCCAGAGGAATGCTACGCAGTTATAGTCAATACTAAATGAATGAAGCCTGTTTTTCAttagctacacacacaaacacactgtcaaaATTATggttataatatttatattcttgtCCAAAATTAAGACTAAAAATATATCGAATACGTATTAGCAATGCTGGAATACAACTCTGATagtaaagtatttatttaagaCACAAAGTTAGACATTACTTGCTGTCCtttgtttgtcctctttgtcTTTTGGTAAAATATGTGTAATTTCTATTGGTACAAGGACCCattgtttgatgatgttgtgcaGTTTGGCGGCCAAACCTAAATGAGGCTGTGCAGCCATCGTGACTGCAGCTTTACAGCCCCTGGCTTTGGTTAAAGTGCACAACCTGTCCCGACAAACATAACTACATGAGAAGGTATTGTCCCTATCACTCCAAAGTCTACAGGTCGATCAACTTGTCACATACACAGTGTCACATGGAGATCAAATCACTTGGACTCAGGTGGCTTCTGAGACTGTTACAGAcagatgtactgtatatatacacataacaGTATATAGACTATAAACTCAAACAGAagaagcagacagacacactgtcccgtcctctctctacctgtgtctctctgctgtgtctctcaGCGTCTCTCTCGAAGCTCTCAGCATAAATGCGAACTGTGGAGCCCGTTCCTCCGCCGCTGCCGCTCATCCGGAACACCAGGCGTGACGCATCGGTGAAGACGATCCTTAAaccctggaaacacacaaagcaagGATTCCACAATCAATTATTATGTTATAAATGAATGACCAGTGCAGATCACAAGTTACCAGAGCTGAAAGAGTTTCCATGTTTACTTTCATTACCATCTTATACAAACAGCCAATTCCTAATCATTCAGTTTATAGTAACATGTGTAATGGCCCTGGCCCAGGAGAACCCTGGATATACAGTAACATGTATTAGTTTTACCCAGTCTTCCCAATCCCAAGAAAAAGCGGCACAGTGTCCAAGTTAtagtttaaaaatacaaaacagcacttttatttcagtttatttctatttatttcttcaGAGAAAAGCAATGTCctaattaataaacaaaaaaggcCTCTGATTTCCCATAAACTTCCCTATGAaggtaaatgaaaataaacaaatgacacATTTCTAACCTAATGAAGAGATTCTGACATTCGGTACATGGACTTGTTATATTGTCACTAACAGGATCAACTGAATAATCTCATGAATAATGCATATTAAActaaattttatttaatattcaacTTCAGTCTAAATACTACATACAACATTAACACATTATGAGCTTCGTCctacaaaataaatctttaaatatcAGAAATTTGGTATTGATTAGAGTAGGAAACATTTATCCGCTCGTATCAAACAGGCAACTAGTGAAATTGGTGCCACTGACAAAAAGAGACAGGAGCCATTAATGGAGCAACGTTCACACAGGACATGTTATTTAATATGCAGTAACCAAACATatccactagatgtcactgacaTTGTGTGTATGTCTGGGACAGTGTTGAGATTGGATTCCTTGACAGTGTAAACTCCGGAGTCCTTGTATCCAGACCAGTGCTTTCTACTAAGTTATATAAGGTCACAGCTCTGCTAGGACCCCAGTGTTACTTCACCTCCATTTAAGTTTGCGACAATTTCCCACCAAACCTGTGAAACATCATTATTTTGCCTCCATAACCTCGATAACGTGTTCAGTGCTTGAACCTGACCTCAACATCTTCAGGAAAAACAGGATATTGTTGCGTCGGGGTAACCAGCCACAGCTCTCGCCGGCTGACGTAAGGGAGATAAGGCTTTTTGACTAATGAATGTGCGATGACTCTTATCTGTGCTGGATTCCACAGAGCCTCTTTCCTCATCCCATTAGAGCCAGAGACGAGCTCAGGGGAAGACAGCGATGTgttttgagaaaaagaaaagagtgggGGACCATGAACAAGAGGTTTCCAAAACACACCAAAGATACGTTTTACACGATTACCTTGACTGACTCTGCTGCGAGAACATTCATGATGTAATCAACAATATTGACATATGATGTGTTGTTTCTTCTCAGAAGAGTTTTGTGAATTATTAAAGtagtaaaaagacagtgacctCATCTCAGAGTAAAAGCTGTTAACGTCTTCAAACTGTGACTCAGCCACATTGTTTACAGACCATGACACTGAAAGGGAAAGTAACTCTGGACCGCtcgctgtcctcctcctccatgtctgaGTCTggacgaggagagagacacagtgatAATGAGAGACGTCCATCCGTCCGTCTGCCTGGCTGGCTGtctttctcactgtctgtctaTCTGCGAGCATGTCAGCTCATCTCTAACAATAGAGGTGCAGTTATCAGGAGGCTTACTAATGCCTGTGCAAAACAATCTCAGAGACCCTTAGTGGACCTGtaccagagacagtgtgtctgtctgtccatctaaTGCTAAGAGGCAAAACTAAGtaaatccatttttttattcaaaattcaagcATATCTCTGCCAAAGCCCCATCGGTCCCCTTGTGAAACAACAAttcaattcactagatccagaacCCCTGATCTGCACCAATATCTGATGTGTTCCTCCTCGGGTCGTGCCCCGCCCCTCCAAAAAGTGCAATGGGAATCAaattgagtagtttttgtgtaatcctgctcaaattaaacaaatcaattaCAAAAATCTAATTATCGAAATGATCCGGCGGCGATTTTAACCCacggtttgacccagttgccaAACAACCACTGCTGAAGTTTATCTGAGGACAAAGACAATTTGCTCAACTTGATcaacagactgaagacacactgcCACCATGTTAACAGCAGATGAAACAGACTGTAGACAAACTTTATGATCAACATAACTTTAAAGTTCAGTTTCTTATctttcaatttatttaaaatagacCAAGCTGAAACACGTGTTGCATTTGTAACAAAACAACCATCAATAAATAGTCTTTAGGTCTTACAGGTTCTGTGACAAGGCTTTCtatccatccgtctgtctgtctgtctatccatccatcaataTGCAGACAATACAGAAATAATTCAGTAGCCAACAACAAAAGCTGCCATGCCACTGCTGTGTAAATCCCACatactttgtctttgtgtgtatatgtgttagTGTCCATGTGCCaactcccccccacccccacccccaccccttcaAACACACTGGCGGTGGAGACACTGCAAGTGAGACGACAGCTGATATAATTCTGTCCTAGGAGGAATGTGCGCTGTGCTAACACACACTGGGCCGACTGAGGATTTACCAGTGAGGTAAAACCACATTTCGGGGTGACTGACAAAACtagctgtggagctgctggtaACCCGGTGGACATGAGGACTGAAGAGCAGTGATGTGTCAACTGTGGAAGGAGAAGTTGACAAAGTGACCGACGAACACAAAGTGTGAACTCGTGTAGGTGTTGAAAGGATGTGCATGTGTTGACACTCATTCACATGGACAACTGACATCCAGTccagcatgtgtgcatgtgtctgtgtctgcggCATGAGGCGGGGCACGGGCTAAGAAGTGTTGACGCCAGGAATGAGTTTCCACACATTTGTGGGCAGAACAGAGGGAGTCAGCTGGGTGGACTTCActcggagggagggagggagggagggagggagggagagagggagtatAGTGACTGGGGGagttatcagtgtgtgtgtgtgtgtgtgtagggtgcggtgctgtatgtgtgatgtgtgtttgtatgaatatGTTTATGGTGTAACATGAAAGATAGACTATCATGTCCAAACATGGAACCTCTCTGATGCTCAGTAGGTGGTCTGCTTGACGAGAGGCTGATGAACGAGTGCGTGTGTATAAACGAGAGCGAGATGGAGAGGCCGTGTGATAAGACGTCTTCGGGCAGACGAGACACGATATGAACCAGATCTCCAGGCCaactctatttatttttctggttTGACCCAAACTACTACAGCTGTGGGGTCTGTGGAAA belongs to Hippoglossus stenolepis isolate QCI-W04-F060 chromosome 9, HSTE1.2, whole genome shotgun sequence and includes:
- the LOC118115203 gene encoding transmembrane protein 252-like; translation: MNVIKQMLSLACIILSCLGNGMTLIGVYLLSVQTELKLTWKTVPAYMLILFGLMVVLIGFFWNICHSIKSKMYQRRAPEQQIYTIDRPGSFPPSYEDSQLGQVSSDAPPESAVVDVEMSLAPPLYSQDSSEAPDCTWSWEQPPRYSEVGQQGQGGAEELRGETLSPPTD